In Camelus ferus isolate YT-003-E chromosome 21, BCGSAC_Cfer_1.0, whole genome shotgun sequence, the DNA window aagctgAACTTCTCAATGTGTATGTGTTGGTGTGTTGGAGGGTTAGGGAGAAGCTCCTACTTACGGGACAGAGGGTGGTAGGTCCTGGGGAAGATGTCTGGGTGTCTCTGCCCCATCCTCTGTggcagccactgcagctgctacATCTGGTCCCAGCCACATAAAGGCGCTCACCTCTCCTGGGTTTGGTTGGATCCGGGCCTGGGGCCAGACATGTTGATCCCTTAGTCACGGGCTTTCTCAGGAGACCTGTTTCTGATCGCAGCCTACCCATGGGTGGAGTGGACAGActtggggcaggggcaggggagaggctaTTGGATTTCTTGCTCATCTctggccttcccctcccccaccctagcCATAGTGAGAACCAGTCTGCTTGGGTCTCCTAAGCCCCATTTCCTTCCTCTACTGCCCGCCCTacctgcagctgctgctgtgaCTCCTGGGAGATGACAAGTAGATAGAGAATGATGTGATGGTATCTGGGGAGACCCCAGCTCAGCCTAGGAGGGTAGGCAGactaagagagaagaaaatggcaaaagtaaGAACTTTCTGTCCCTTGAGACTTTGTAAATGCAGCCAAGGAAGTGGAGAGTAGAAACAATGCAAGAGGGACACGGGTAAGGGCTGTGGGATTGGGGACTTCAGACACCCACACACCATCATTTCCCCTGTGGTCAAAGCAACTAGGCCAGTTCTGTGGGCTTCGGTGGGTTAGAAGTTGTCGAGGGTTCTTGTTTAAGTAGGAAGGAACCTCTCCCAGGTCCTTGTCTCACCTCCCATAGCCCCAGAGGGACCCAAGAGAACTGGCCCCGGGGCAGCTGTAGTCCACTCTCCTCCCAAAGCTCTCGAAGCCCTCCGTCCAACAgctgggagagagagggcaggaggtcAGAGAGGCCAGCACCTGACTCCTCCAAGTCCTGTGTTTGCCcttcccctggcccccacccaagGTGATCCCAGACACAGTCCCTCCTTCAGGGCAGGGTGCAGGCTGGGTAAGGTGATCGGTTACCTCTTCATCAAGTTCCACATGCCCACCTGCAACAACAGTGGGGCCAGTAGGTGAATGATGGTGTCCTTGGCCAGGGACCCCATGCACTATTTAcaccgccccctcctccagggggcACAGACGCTGTTGCAGCCCCTTGTGATTTTGGGACCTAACACATTTCTGGGCCTACTTCTCTGTCATTCTCAGACTGGGGATAGCACTGTTGGGTGAAGGGGAAATTTCTTTCCTGGACAGGGCCTTGTCCTCAGGGCGCTCACCTGGGGGTACCCAGAGGTTGGGTGAAACGTTGAGGGTGCGTGTCCTTCGGGTCAACAAGACGGTCTGATCGCTGGACTGCAGAATGACCGCCACACCCAGATCCACACCTCGATTCGTGGGCAGCTCGGCCCCAGGAGCCCCGGGCTGCTGGTCCAGGGCCGCAAAAGGGCAGAAAGGGGGTCGCTGGTGGGAGGGAACCACTTGGGTTATCGCTTCAGAAGCCGGGCGGGGCTTTCAAAAACTGGGGAGCACCGCACGacggggggatgggggaggaggccgAGCAGGGGCGATAGGCTCGGCCCGCaggcccccgcctccctcccgATCCCAGTCGCGCCCTTCGGCCCTTCACTGCCCGCTGCGAAGCCCCTTCTCCCGACCTGGAGCGGAAGCCTGGCCGACGCGCCTGGGAACGGCCTGTCCGAGAGGACGAGCTGTCC includes these proteins:
- the NUDT17 gene encoding nucleoside diphosphate-linked moiety X motif 17 isoform X1, whose product is MAAARVLLLRSGRPEPVSFSQSVCGLLGAGPGATHCGLKRGQLVLSDRPFPGASARLPLQRPPFCPFAALDQQPGAPGAELPTNRGVDLGVAVILQSSDQTVLLTRRTRTLNVSPNLWVPPGGHVELDEELLDGGLRELWEESGLQLPRGQFSWVPLGLWESAYPPRLSWGLPRYHHIILYLLVISQESQQQLQARIQPNPGEVSAFMWLGPDVAAAVAATEDGAETPRHLPQDLPPSVPAVELGEDGGARPLALPTSTLLRTTPAAADSQERVSTGTKFALRLWLQHLGSVTPLSRGSGAHSDPGPAKEEQNVDPLPARPGI
- the NUDT17 gene encoding nucleoside diphosphate-linked moiety X motif 17 isoform X3, translated to MAAARVLLLRSGRPEPVSFSQSVCGLLGAGPGATHCGLKRGQLVLSDRPFPGASARLPLQRPPFCPFAALDQQPGAPGAELPTNRGVDLGVAVILQSSDQTVLLTRRTRTLNVSPNLWVPPGGHVELDEELLDGGLRELWEESGLQLPRGQFSWVPLGLWESAYPPRLSWGLPRYHHIILYLLVISQESQQQLQARIQPNPGEVSAFMWLGPDVAAAVAATEDGAETPRHLPQDLPPSVPAVELGEDGGARPLALPTSTLLRTTPAAADSQERVSTGTKFALRLWLQHLGR
- the NUDT17 gene encoding nucleoside diphosphate-linked moiety X motif 17 isoform X4; protein product: MAAARVLLLRSGRPEPVSFSQSVCGLLGAGPGATHCGLKRGQLVLSDRPFPGASARLPLQRPPFCPFAALDQQPGAPGAELPTNRGVDLGVAVILQSSDQTVLLTRRTRTLNVSPNLWVPPGGHVELDEELLDGGLRELWEESGLQLPRGQFSWVPLGLWESAYPPRLSWGLPRYHHIILYLLVISQESQQQLQCGGTRRGWRSSTSGLAHVHTAADHPSCGRQPREGQHRDQVCPQALAATPGQCDTPITWKWSSLGPRASKGRTECGPSPCQTRNLINPLPSPPP
- the NUDT17 gene encoding nucleoside diphosphate-linked moiety X motif 17 isoform X2 — translated: MAAARVLLLRSGRPEPVSFSQSVCGLLGAGPGATHCGLKRGQLVLSDRPFPGASARLPLQRPPFCPFAALDQQPGAPGAELPTNRGVDLGVAVILQSSDQTVLLTRRTRTLNVSPNLWVPPGGHVELDEESAYPPRLSWGLPRYHHIILYLLVISQESQQQLQARIQPNPGEVSAFMWLGPDVAAAVAATEDGAETPRHLPQDLPPSVPAVELGEDGGARPLALPTSTLLRTTPAAADSQERVSTGTKFALRLWLQHLGSVTPLSRGSGAHSDPGPAKEEQNVDPLPARPGI